The Bacillus carboniphilus genome has a window encoding:
- a CDS encoding serine hydrolase: MTQQTVTREFEQYCQEICEKFEIPGFSIGLAKDGQVFYEKGFGYRNVEKKLPLSSDTVFGIGSVTKSFTAVAIMQLQEAGKLNVNDPVLKYLPEFKTSNEEYTKQMTIHHFLTHSAGLPPLPTLHKALAKSIANDPKFDDDGQTEGDIGTVEKAAAEAEKVSVDTYEELMADIANQEFDLLGAPGTEFSYSNDCYSLLGAIVERVSGITYEQYVKDYILDPAGMKNSVFHLEELENHDDFTSLYNSRKKDDETIIFESDNPWDAPSMRAAGFLKSSVNDMLKYAEIFRNQGKVGDAQLLTPESVEQMITPYIECDKDRYYGYGVMITPDYFGYKLVDHGGAVKGVAAQLNIIPELGLSGVSFANLAGVPSTKLLFSAFNDQLGQPVTASHVKYEEVEVSEEELQQYVGSYASGEGSKYSVVVEDGKLQLKADGLDHINGLTPIGNDTFIVAFRESELALRFVKDEDNKVIRAAFGFRQTPKVE, encoded by the coding sequence ATGACTCAACAAACAGTTACTCGTGAGTTTGAACAGTATTGTCAAGAAATTTGTGAGAAGTTTGAGATTCCTGGTTTTTCAATTGGTTTAGCGAAAGACGGTCAAGTATTCTATGAAAAAGGTTTTGGTTACCGTAACGTCGAGAAAAAACTCCCATTGTCTTCTGATACCGTTTTTGGAATTGGTTCCGTAACCAAATCATTTACTGCTGTAGCCATTATGCAATTGCAAGAGGCTGGAAAGCTAAATGTGAACGACCCGGTTCTCAAGTATTTACCGGAATTTAAAACTTCAAATGAAGAATATACAAAGCAAATGACGATTCATCACTTCCTGACACACTCTGCTGGCTTACCACCTTTACCGACGTTACATAAAGCTTTAGCCAAGAGTATTGCGAATGATCCGAAGTTTGATGATGACGGTCAGACCGAGGGTGATATTGGAACGGTTGAGAAGGCTGCCGCTGAAGCAGAAAAAGTAAGTGTTGATACGTATGAAGAGTTAATGGCGGATATCGCGAACCAAGAATTTGACCTATTAGGAGCACCCGGAACTGAATTTAGCTACTCAAATGATTGCTATTCGCTTCTAGGGGCCATTGTGGAAAGGGTAAGTGGCATTACCTATGAACAATATGTTAAGGATTACATTTTAGATCCAGCTGGAATGAAAAATAGTGTGTTCCATTTAGAAGAATTAGAGAACCATGACGATTTTACATCCCTTTATAACTCTCGTAAAAAAGATGATGAGACCATTATTTTTGAATCGGATAATCCTTGGGATGCACCATCCATGCGGGCTGCTGGTTTCCTGAAGTCTTCGGTAAACGATATGCTGAAATACGCGGAAATCTTTCGAAACCAAGGTAAAGTGGGCGATGCTCAACTTTTGACTCCTGAAAGTGTTGAACAAATGATCACTCCGTATATCGAGTGTGATAAAGATCGCTACTATGGATACGGTGTCATGATTACACCTGACTACTTCGGATATAAACTGGTTGACCATGGTGGTGCGGTAAAAGGGGTAGCAGCTCAATTGAATATTATTCCTGAGCTAGGTCTTTCAGGTGTTTCTTTTGCTAACTTAGCAGGGGTCCCATCTACTAAACTATTATTCAGTGCTTTTAATGATCAATTAGGTCAGCCAGTCACTGCTTCTCATGTGAAGTACGAAGAAGTAGAGGTTTCAGAGGAAGAATTACAACAATATGTAGGTTCCTATGCTTCGGGTGAAGGTTCGAAATATAGTGTAGTGGTCGAGGATGGAAAATTGCAGTTGAAAGCAGATGGCTTGGATCATATTAACGGGTTAACACCAATTGGAAATGATACCTTTATTGTTGCCTTTAGAGAATCAGAATTGGCACTGCGCTTTGTAAAAGACGAAGATAACAAGGTCATTCGTGCGGCATTTGGCTTTAGACAAACCCCAAAAGTAGAATAG
- a CDS encoding MFS transporter: MNMENTQTEENWFRNIVLFLSSQTVSLFGSALVQYAIMWYITLETKSGLMMTLFIICGFIPTFFLSPVAGVWADRYNRKVLIIVADALIAISTLVLAIVFLMGYDAIWLLFVMAAIRAVGAGIQTPAVGAILPQIVPKDKLTKVNGANGSIQAVIMFVAPMASAALLTMATIEVIFFIDVITAAIAIFTLLTFLKIPSHEKAANTQTTSYFSDFKQGISYINQHAFLKKFFIFFAIFFVLMAPAAFLTPLQVTRSFGEDVWRLTAIEIAFSVGMMVGGAVIASWGGFKNKVHTMTFASLIMGVCTFGLGAIPNFWIYLVFMAIFGISMPLFNTPTMTLIQERVEENYLGRIFGVFGMISTSMMPIGMLIFGPMADLVKIEWLLLGTGGFILLLSMFLVRTNELVEAGKPVVTETSS, from the coding sequence ATGAATATGGAAAATACGCAAACAGAAGAAAATTGGTTCAGAAATATTGTTCTCTTTTTAAGTAGTCAAACGGTTTCGCTATTTGGCTCGGCGCTCGTGCAGTATGCGATTATGTGGTATATCACATTGGAGACGAAATCCGGCCTAATGATGACGTTGTTTATCATTTGTGGCTTTATTCCCACCTTCTTTTTATCACCCGTTGCGGGCGTGTGGGCCGATCGCTACAACCGGAAAGTCTTAATCATTGTCGCGGATGCTTTAATAGCCATTTCCACTTTAGTCCTAGCGATTGTCTTTCTGATGGGGTATGATGCCATTTGGTTGTTGTTTGTTATGGCGGCCATCCGAGCAGTCGGAGCAGGTATCCAAACTCCAGCTGTTGGTGCGATTTTACCTCAAATTGTTCCAAAGGATAAGCTAACGAAAGTAAACGGAGCAAACGGTAGTATTCAAGCCGTTATTATGTTCGTCGCCCCAATGGCAAGCGCAGCATTACTAACCATGGCAACCATCGAAGTAATCTTCTTCATTGATGTCATAACAGCAGCGATTGCGATTTTCACGTTACTCACCTTCTTAAAAATACCTTCACATGAGAAGGCAGCTAACACGCAAACAACGAGCTACTTTAGTGACTTTAAGCAAGGGATTAGCTATATCAATCAGCATGCTTTTCTAAAGAAATTCTTTATATTCTTCGCTATTTTCTTTGTGCTCATGGCACCTGCAGCGTTCCTAACGCCATTGCAAGTGACACGTAGCTTCGGGGAAGATGTGTGGCGATTAACGGCTATTGAAATTGCATTCTCTGTTGGGATGATGGTAGGTGGTGCTGTTATTGCTTCTTGGGGTGGATTTAAAAACAAAGTCCACACCATGACCTTTGCTAGTTTAATCATGGGGGTTTGCACTTTTGGCCTTGGTGCTATTCCGAACTTCTGGATTTACTTAGTTTTCATGGCTATATTCGGGATCTCGATGCCACTTTTCAATACACCGACTATGACTCTTATTCAAGAAAGAGTAGAAGAAAATTATCTAGGTAGAATCTTTGGGGTCTTCGGAATGATTTCAACTTCCATGATGCCCATTGGTATGCTCATCTTTGGGCCAATGGCGGACCTTGTAAAAATTGAGTGGTTACTGCTGGGAACCGGGGGCTTCATTTTATTGCTATCGATGTTCTTAGTTCGAACGAATGAATTAGTGGAAGCTGGGAAACCGGTGGTGACGGAGACTTCTAGTTAA
- a CDS encoding ABC transporter ATP-binding protein encodes MSNVLEVNGLTTQFESKNGPVTVVDNVDFVVKKGEVLGLVGESGCGKSVTSLSILQLLDKNGKISGGEVLYNHINLVNKSEKEMKKIRGKEISMIFQDPMTSLNPVLTIGIQIGEVIEKHEKAKGSVLKQKVVELLKLVGIPRAEEIFHEYPHRLSGGMKQRVMIAMAIACNPAMLIADEPTTALDVTIQAQILDLLRSLKSDLDMSILLITHDLGVVAEMCDRVVVMYAGQVVETADTRTLLRTPHHPYTVGLIQSTPHQSKGQSRLKSIVGQVPTPDQYAPGCRFADRCPKAMDICQRSVPPLFELDGKTSCRCWLYEKKEEVI; translated from the coding sequence ATGTCAAATGTGTTGGAAGTAAACGGACTAACGACTCAATTTGAAAGTAAAAACGGCCCCGTAACTGTTGTTGATAACGTCGATTTTGTGGTGAAAAAAGGTGAAGTATTAGGTTTGGTTGGGGAGTCTGGCTGTGGGAAGAGTGTTACTTCACTCTCTATCCTCCAGCTCCTTGATAAAAACGGGAAAATTTCAGGTGGTGAAGTTCTCTACAATCATATCAATCTAGTCAATAAATCTGAAAAAGAAATGAAAAAGATTCGAGGAAAAGAGATTTCGATGATTTTTCAGGATCCGATGACCTCGTTAAACCCGGTATTAACCATTGGAATTCAAATTGGAGAAGTCATTGAAAAACACGAAAAAGCGAAGGGTTCGGTACTTAAACAAAAGGTAGTAGAGCTTCTGAAGCTTGTAGGAATACCTCGTGCAGAGGAAATTTTTCATGAATATCCCCACCGCCTATCAGGTGGAATGAAACAACGTGTGATGATTGCAATGGCCATTGCTTGTAATCCAGCAATGCTGATAGCAGATGAACCAACCACAGCCTTAGATGTGACCATTCAGGCGCAAATATTAGATTTGTTACGGTCTCTTAAAAGTGACTTGGATATGTCCATTCTGTTAATCACACATGATTTAGGGGTCGTAGCCGAAATGTGTGATCGTGTTGTCGTTATGTATGCTGGACAGGTTGTGGAAACAGCAGATACGAGAACGCTGCTTCGAACACCGCATCACCCGTATACGGTTGGCTTAATCCAGTCGACTCCCCATCAATCGAAGGGGCAAAGTCGCTTAAAATCGATTGTCGGACAAGTGCCAACTCCTGATCAATACGCACCAGGCTGCCGCTTTGCAGACCGGTGTCCAAAAGCGATGGATATTTGTCAACGTTCTGTTCCTCCATTATTTGAATTAGATGGGAAAACATCTTGTCGTTGTTGGCTGTATGAGAAGAAGGAGGAGGTCATATGA
- a CDS encoding ABC transporter substrate-binding protein: MAMNRLSKPILFLIMLVLSMFLIIGCSSDSASDSTPDQNNDSSSDKDTDTNNESPEEATSPQSGGTITIGSMQEPDTLDVHKTAMSIAGLITSHLGGTLLAVNPETNDIEQHLAKDYSVSEDGKTLTFKLRDDVVFTDGTPLTAQVYKDTFDRILNPDTGATVAASLIGGIESTSAPDDHTFVIQLAAPSAPLLRNLTSQGYLQPLSMAAIEKHGDDYGRNPVGAGPFIFKEWVTGQSVTLERNEDFNWPQPSADNQGKAYPDQIVYKFIQDAQTMLAALDSGSIDVASGVLPKDVQRYRDNPDYYVLEAERQGLGLFLEMNLENEVLSDLNVRKAINMAVNKEAIIQAELNGEGTPAYGPIPATIFGYDQNVENYGHKFNQDEAISLLESSGFEKNGDGIMEKDGQELSLELSIMPQHSQAAQIVQAMLKDIGIQVSIQSMEAGTLIEKVSQGDYDMSFLAYSYSDPDILFLLFHSSQIGGLNHVRAQNAELDALLEKGRITVDLEDRKQVYADVQKIVVENAYWVPIYAEKVFYVVNSRVQDVKINNVSIDYQDAWVRQ, from the coding sequence ATGGCAATGAATCGTCTAAGTAAACCAATCTTATTTTTGATCATGCTCGTTCTGTCCATGTTTTTGATAATCGGATGCAGCTCTGATTCAGCCTCGGATTCAACGCCTGATCAAAATAACGATAGTTCATCTGATAAGGATACAGACACAAACAATGAATCACCTGAAGAGGCTACCTCGCCTCAGTCAGGTGGCACCATTACCATCGGTTCGATGCAAGAGCCGGATACACTAGATGTTCATAAAACAGCCATGAGTATTGCAGGACTAATCACCAGTCATCTGGGTGGAACATTACTTGCCGTTAATCCAGAAACAAACGATATAGAACAGCATCTCGCAAAAGATTATAGTGTTTCAGAAGATGGAAAAACTCTCACGTTTAAGCTTAGAGACGATGTTGTCTTTACGGACGGTACCCCTTTAACAGCTCAGGTCTACAAAGATACGTTTGATCGGATTTTGAACCCTGATACAGGGGCAACGGTTGCCGCAAGCTTAATAGGAGGAATTGAGTCAACTTCTGCTCCAGATGATCACACATTTGTGATTCAGTTGGCGGCTCCATCCGCACCACTTTTACGAAACCTAACGAGTCAAGGATACCTACAGCCGTTATCGATGGCGGCCATTGAAAAGCACGGGGATGATTATGGAAGAAACCCAGTTGGAGCAGGACCTTTTATCTTTAAGGAATGGGTAACGGGACAGTCCGTCACGTTGGAAAGAAATGAAGACTTTAACTGGCCACAACCTTCCGCTGATAACCAAGGGAAAGCTTACCCCGATCAGATTGTGTACAAATTTATCCAGGATGCACAAACGATGCTGGCAGCACTTGATAGCGGATCCATTGATGTCGCTTCCGGCGTCTTACCAAAGGATGTTCAAAGATACCGCGATAACCCAGACTATTATGTGTTAGAGGCCGAACGTCAAGGCTTAGGTTTATTTTTAGAAATGAATCTTGAAAATGAAGTGCTTTCAGATCTCAACGTTAGAAAAGCCATCAATATGGCAGTCAATAAAGAAGCGATTATTCAGGCCGAACTAAATGGGGAGGGAACCCCTGCCTATGGACCGATTCCAGCTACCATTTTTGGGTATGATCAAAATGTAGAAAACTATGGCCATAAATTCAATCAAGATGAAGCCATTAGTCTATTAGAAAGCTCAGGTTTTGAGAAGAATGGCGACGGAATTATGGAAAAGGACGGTCAAGAACTCTCGTTAGAGCTTTCCATCATGCCACAGCATAGCCAAGCGGCACAAATCGTTCAAGCCATGCTAAAGGATATTGGAATCCAAGTTAGTATCCAATCGATGGAGGCAGGGACACTCATAGAAAAAGTATCACAGGGTGACTATGATATGTCCTTCCTAGCGTACTCTTACTCGGATCCAGATATTTTATTCTTGCTATTCCATTCTAGTCAGATTGGCGGTTTAAACCATGTTCGTGCTCAAAATGCAGAGCTTGATGCATTATTAGAGAAGGGCAGAATAACCGTAGACCTTGAAGATAGAAAGCAAGTATATGCCGATGTTCAAAAAATCGTAGTGGAAAACGCCTATTGGGTTCCAATCTATGCAGAAAAGGTATTTTATGTAGTCAATAGTAGAGTTCAGGACGTGAAGATAAACAATGTCTCAATCGATTACCAAGATGCTTGGGTGAGACAATAA
- a CDS encoding dipeptide ABC transporter ATP-binding protein: protein MTSTTTTLLEVKNLEKRFATKSAWFQSKRYVHAVNGVNLHLNERETIGIVGESGCGKSTTGRCVLRLIEPTSGEVIYQGKDITTLSKKEMNSVRKDIQMVFQDPMASMNPKLSIREILSEPLIAHKIPKSEHENLINETIRLVGLSGSHLTRFPHELSGGQRQRIGIARAIILRPKIVVLDEPVSALDVSVQSQILNLLQDLQEELGLAYIFISHDLGVVEHIAHRVGVMYLGELVEEGGRDELFEEPLHPYTKALISAIPKSDPDEVKERIILKGELPSPANPPNGCKFHPRCAHATDICTSQSPKLTSVNGRKVACHLYN, encoded by the coding sequence ATGACATCAACAACTACTACTCTTCTAGAAGTAAAAAATTTAGAAAAAAGATTTGCAACCAAATCAGCTTGGTTTCAATCAAAACGGTATGTTCATGCGGTAAATGGAGTGAACCTACATCTAAATGAGCGGGAAACGATTGGGATTGTAGGTGAGTCTGGTTGTGGAAAGTCAACGACAGGGCGTTGTGTTTTACGATTGATTGAGCCTACGAGTGGCGAGGTTATTTATCAGGGGAAAGATATTACGACTTTAAGTAAAAAGGAAATGAATAGTGTCCGCAAAGATATTCAAATGGTTTTTCAGGATCCAATGGCATCGATGAATCCGAAGCTCAGTATTCGTGAAATTTTATCGGAGCCACTGATTGCTCATAAAATTCCTAAGTCTGAGCATGAAAATTTAATAAATGAGACGATTCGACTGGTTGGGTTATCCGGAAGCCATCTGACTAGGTTCCCTCATGAACTATCAGGAGGACAACGGCAGCGAATAGGAATTGCGCGTGCAATTATTTTACGACCCAAGATTGTGGTATTAGATGAGCCTGTATCCGCACTGGATGTGTCCGTCCAGTCTCAGATTCTGAATTTATTACAGGACTTACAAGAAGAACTAGGCCTCGCTTATATTTTTATTTCTCATGATTTAGGGGTTGTTGAACATATTGCCCACCGGGTTGGCGTTATGTATTTGGGAGAATTAGTGGAAGAAGGGGGTAGGGATGAGCTGTTTGAAGAACCGCTTCATCCGTATACTAAAGCGTTAATTTCCGCAATTCCAAAATCGGATCCGGATGAAGTGAAGGAAAGGATTATTTTAAAAGGGGAGTTGCCTTCTCCAGCTAATCCTCCGAATGGTTGTAAGTTTCACCCAAGATGTGCACATGCAACGGACATCTGCACGTCACAGAGCCCAAAATTAACGAGTGTGAATGGTAGAAAAGTAGCTTGTCATCTATATAACTAG
- a CDS encoding ABC transporter permease produces MSKLETYKPIQARVTHKAPLKIKSDTVKRIMKDKRAVVCILFLFVVALIGIFAPILAPYDPEELFYDAMLQGPSMEHLLGTDPIGRDILSRMIFGVRVTLTVSLLAVAITFFLGTLIGLVCAYVGGWVDNVLMRIMDILLALPSIVLALAIVAILGPSLTNAMIAVGIASIPGFSRLIRGAALTIKSSGFVEASRSIGSSHGWILRRQFLPNVSGVLLVYTTLFIGVAILDTAALSFIGLGAQPPTPEWGTMLAEGKNYMYDAWWLATFPGLAITLVVFAVNFLGDALRDIFDPKSSR; encoded by the coding sequence ATGTCAAAATTAGAAACCTATAAACCAATCCAGGCACGCGTTACACATAAGGCTCCTTTGAAAATCAAATCAGATACTGTAAAAAGAATCATGAAGGATAAGCGTGCTGTTGTTTGTATTCTTTTCCTTTTTGTCGTTGCCTTAATTGGGATATTCGCCCCAATACTTGCCCCTTATGACCCGGAGGAATTATTTTATGATGCTATGTTGCAAGGGCCAAGTATGGAGCATCTTTTAGGAACGGATCCAATTGGAAGAGATATCTTATCACGAATGATTTTCGGTGTTCGAGTAACCTTAACAGTCTCGTTATTAGCTGTGGCGATAACATTTTTCCTTGGAACTCTAATTGGGTTAGTTTGCGCCTATGTTGGCGGTTGGGTCGATAATGTGTTGATGCGTATCATGGATATTTTATTAGCTTTACCGAGTATTGTGTTAGCTCTGGCTATCGTAGCGATTTTAGGACCCAGTTTAACCAATGCAATGATTGCTGTTGGAATCGCTTCTATTCCAGGATTTTCACGGCTCATAAGAGGTGCAGCCCTGACCATCAAATCATCCGGTTTTGTCGAAGCAAGCCGGTCTATCGGAAGCTCTCACGGGTGGATTCTTCGTAGACAATTTTTACCTAATGTGTCAGGTGTGTTGTTAGTGTATACGACTCTATTCATTGGAGTAGCCATTTTAGATACAGCAGCCCTTAGCTTCATTGGTTTAGGAGCACAGCCTCCAACTCCAGAGTGGGGGACGATGCTAGCTGAAGGGAAAAACTATATGTATGATGCATGGTGGCTTGCTACTTTCCCAGGTTTGGCTATCACATTGGTTGTATTCGCGGTGAACTTTTTGGGCGATGCCCTGCGTGATATATTCGATCCGAAATCATCACGGTAA
- the nikB gene encoding nickel ABC transporter permease: MKQFIINRILSGILVIFGISIFSFLLIHFIPGDPVKIMLGINASPEQVEKLTNHLGLDQPLFVQYGQYITNAFQGDFGTSLKTGRPVLTEILDRFPETVKLAVFGLFIAVVIGITLGILAARFKDSIIDKLCTALATLGVSIPSFWLAILLVMVFSVKLQWFPIAAGTGFRDLILPSLTLGVVASTMIMRLTRNGMVEVLSNEYIRTARAKGLEDRLILFRHALRNVLIPVITVIGLQMAALLGGTVIIEQVFNWPGLGTLAIGAISSRDFPLIQGTVLFMGVVYVTINILVDVLYSIIDPRVEMGTQEA, from the coding sequence ATGAAACAGTTTATCATCAATCGGATTTTATCCGGGATACTAGTCATCTTTGGAATTTCTATATTCTCATTTTTACTTATCCACTTTATTCCTGGTGATCCAGTCAAGATCATGCTTGGCATCAACGCATCCCCGGAGCAAGTGGAAAAGCTAACAAACCATTTGGGGCTGGATCAGCCCCTTTTCGTTCAATATGGACAGTATATCACCAATGCTTTTCAAGGTGATTTTGGAACATCCTTAAAGACAGGAAGACCGGTTTTGACGGAAATTTTGGACCGTTTTCCTGAGACGGTGAAGCTAGCTGTATTCGGACTGTTCATTGCTGTTGTAATCGGCATTACGTTAGGAATTTTAGCAGCAAGATTTAAAGATTCCATCATTGACAAGCTATGTACGGCCTTAGCTACTTTAGGGGTATCGATTCCAAGCTTTTGGCTAGCCATATTATTAGTGATGGTGTTTTCAGTCAAGCTTCAATGGTTTCCCATTGCAGCTGGAACGGGTTTTCGAGACCTGATCCTACCATCCCTCACACTTGGTGTGGTCGCATCCACGATGATTATGCGATTAACCAGAAATGGAATGGTGGAGGTTCTATCCAATGAATACATTCGTACTGCACGGGCTAAAGGTCTTGAGGATCGATTGATTTTGTTTCGTCACGCCCTGCGAAATGTGTTAATCCCTGTTATAACAGTGATCGGTCTTCAAATGGCAGCATTGCTTGGGGGCACGGTTATTATTGAACAGGTATTTAACTGGCCAGGTCTAGGTACGTTAGCCATTGGAGCCATTTCATCGAGAGACTTTCCTCTTATTCAGGGAACGGTTTTATTCATGGGTGTTGTCTATGTCACCATCAATATTTTGGTAGATGTACTTTACAGCATCATCGATCCTCGGGTGGAAATGGGCACACAGGAGGCGTAA
- a CDS encoding dipeptidase has product MSIHLFDFSLTTEQESRAKRLHEESIIIDMLFQGPMSPPDFSEEVTEELKKRCEKYIHDPNEYVFRIMRESISMAAEGKLPAFKDCWIQSGITAGNRQISGGRGSRAMEESLQSITSAQQQFDSFDWLIKATKGEHIRQAKREGKVAGMVTTQDTEWMGTDLENLEMMYKFGLRVVQLTYNMHNFVGAGCTERSDAGISNFGVKFIQKMNELGILVDTGHTGRQSTLDACEISDAPVIASHTACKAVSGHARGKDDYTLEAIAKTGGVIGVVTVPQFLNQEKDRPDMNDFLDHVDHLVKLVGVEHVGIGTDWPMNMPLFIQEMIATKIAPTIGFRKEDKLPGADSLLGFEQYTEAINITRGLVSRGYKDDQIKLILGENWMRVIEQVW; this is encoded by the coding sequence ATGAGTATACATTTATTTGATTTTTCATTAACAACAGAGCAAGAATCAAGAGCGAAACGATTGCATGAAGAAAGTATCATCATTGATATGCTTTTTCAAGGGCCGATGTCACCTCCTGATTTTTCGGAAGAAGTAACAGAAGAATTGAAAAAGCGATGTGAAAAATATATCCATGATCCAAATGAATATGTGTTTCGCATCATGCGTGAGTCGATTAGTATGGCAGCTGAAGGGAAGTTGCCTGCTTTTAAGGACTGCTGGATACAATCTGGTATAACTGCGGGAAATAGACAAATTTCTGGTGGTAGAGGCAGTCGTGCCATGGAGGAATCGCTCCAGTCCATTACATCAGCTCAACAGCAATTTGACTCCTTTGATTGGTTAATTAAAGCAACGAAAGGAGAGCATATTCGGCAGGCGAAAAGAGAAGGAAAAGTAGCAGGGATGGTCACAACTCAAGATACCGAGTGGATGGGGACTGACTTAGAGAATCTTGAAATGATGTATAAATTTGGGCTTCGAGTCGTGCAATTAACCTATAACATGCACAATTTTGTTGGAGCGGGTTGTACAGAACGAAGTGACGCAGGTATCTCAAATTTTGGTGTGAAATTTATTCAGAAGATGAATGAACTTGGAATTTTAGTTGATACTGGCCATACTGGTAGACAATCCACTTTGGATGCTTGTGAGATTTCGGATGCGCCGGTTATCGCTTCTCACACTGCATGTAAAGCAGTAAGCGGCCACGCTAGAGGGAAAGACGATTACACCCTTGAAGCAATTGCCAAAACGGGAGGAGTCATCGGTGTCGTAACGGTCCCTCAATTTTTAAATCAAGAGAAAGATAGACCGGATATGAATGATTTCTTAGATCATGTCGACCACCTAGTTAAACTAGTTGGAGTCGAACATGTGGGGATTGGGACCGATTGGCCAATGAATATGCCATTGTTTATTCAAGAAATGATTGCAACCAAAATCGCACCAACCATCGGTTTCCGTAAAGAAGATAAATTGCCAGGAGCCGACTCACTCCTAGGTTTCGAACAATATACAGAAGCCATTAATATCACAAGGGGCTTAGTGAGTAGAGGCTACAAAGATGACCAAATCAAACTAATACTCGGCGAAAATTGGATGAGGGTCATCGAGCAGGTTTGGTAG